A region of the Roseobacter denitrificans OCh 114 genome:
CTTCCTGAATGGCATTGGTGGCATAGCCGAGCTGTGTTGTCGGGTCGACTTCGGCACTGAGAAAGCCGTCGATGCGCCGGGCAAAGTGCTCCGAGTTGGAATAGGCCAGCACACCACCAGCCACCACAAGCACCGCCATGCCGACAAGCAAAAGCATCGGCGCACCGGCCACAAAATAGATGACCCCCCAGCCGAACAGGACCAGACAAGCCTGCCCGAAATCGGGCTGCAAGGCCAGCATGAGCACGATCGTGATGCATAAGACAAAGGACCACGTCTTGCCCGGCGGGCCGTTGAGATCCGCCGAGGCGGCCATCATCCACGCGGTGACGACCACGAAACCGGGTTTGAGAAATTCAGAAGGTTGCAAAGAGGCAAAACCCAACCCATACCAACGCACCGCCCCCTTGCCGAAGTCCGTGCCAAAGAAAGGCAGCAAGGCCAGCGCGATAAAGGCGCAAATAAACCCAATCACCGCCAAGCGCCGCACCAGCGTCGGCAGCATCATGGAGGTGATGATCATCGCCAGCAGCGCGAATGTCCCAAAAAACGCCTGCCGCTGCACGTAGTGAAACGGCTCGAACCCGTTTTTGGCAGCCAGTGGCGGCGAGGCGGCGAGCCCCAGCAACAGGCCGATGCAAAAAAGAATAAGCACGCAGGACAGCGACCACTTATCAATTGTCCGCCACCACTTGGGGAGGATCGGTTCGCCATCACGAACCGGTACCGCGCCA
Encoded here:
- the ftsW gene encoding putative lipid II flippase FtsW codes for the protein MTEMVYGAVPVRDGEPILPKWWRTIDKWSLSCVLILFCIGLLLGLAASPPLAAKNGFEPFHYVQRQAFFGTFALLAMIITSMMLPTLVRRLAVIGFICAFIALALLPFFGTDFGKGAVRWYGLGFASLQPSEFLKPGFVVVTAWMMAASADLNGPPGKTWSFVLCITIVLMLALQPDFGQACLVLFGWGVIYFVAGAPMLLLVGMAVLVVAGGVLAYSNSEHFARRIDGFLSAEVDPTTQLGYATNAIQEGGFFGVGVGEGQVKWSLPDAHTDFIIAVAAEEYGLILVLVVIALYACVVVRSLMRLVRERDPFIRLAGTGLACMLGVQAMVNMGVAVRLLPAKGMTLPFVSYGGSSVIASGIAVGMLLAFTRTRPQGEISDLLSRGRAR